The following proteins come from a genomic window of Azoarcus sp. PA01:
- a CDS encoding DUF167 family protein → MDWLREAADGSLVLSLHVQPAAKKTEFVGPHGDAMKLRLAAPPVDGNANAALTVFLAAFCGVGRSAVSLVSGETSRAKRVRIEGAGSEALARLRALG, encoded by the coding sequence GTGGACTGGCTGCGTGAAGCTGCGGACGGCAGCCTCGTCCTGTCGCTGCATGTGCAGCCGGCAGCGAAAAAGACGGAATTCGTCGGTCCGCACGGCGACGCGATGAAGCTGCGTCTCGCCGCGCCGCCCGTCGATGGCAATGCGAACGCCGCGCTGACGGTTTTTCTCGCCGCTTTCTGCGGCGTCGGCCGTTCAGCGGTGAGCCTCGTCAGCGGCGAAACTTCGCGCGCGAAACGCGTGCGGATCGAAGGGGCGGGCAGCGAAGCGCTCGCCCGTCTGCGCGCGCTCGGGTAG
- a CDS encoding YggT family protein produces MLGNVLLLILNTAAGFLTLMLLARFFMQWQRVSFRNQIGQFVVATTDWVVRPLRRVIPGLMGIDLASLVPAWVLQTLMVFIELWVRGVPLDGSVAGLLLGVWGLGLLELLRMAIYLVIAVVLMSAVLSWVSPHAPAASVFHNLSAPFLRPFRRVIPPIANVDLSPLVLLLVLQIVLMVVSSLRGNFAALLVG; encoded by the coding sequence ATGCTCGGCAACGTGCTGCTCCTGATCCTGAACACCGCCGCGGGCTTTCTGACGCTGATGCTGCTCGCCCGCTTCTTCATGCAGTGGCAGCGGGTGTCGTTCCGCAACCAGATCGGCCAGTTCGTCGTCGCGACGACCGACTGGGTCGTCCGTCCGCTGCGCCGCGTGATTCCCGGCCTGATGGGGATCGACCTCGCGAGCCTCGTGCCGGCGTGGGTGCTGCAGACGCTGATGGTGTTCATCGAGCTGTGGGTCAGGGGCGTGCCGCTCGACGGCAGCGTCGCCGGCCTGCTGCTCGGCGTCTGGGGGCTCGGGCTGCTCGAGCTGTTGCGCATGGCGATCTACCTGGTCATCGCCGTGGTGCTGATGTCGGCGGTGCTGTCGTGGGTCAGCCCGCATGCCCCGGCCGCATCGGTGTTCCACAATCTGTCGGCGCCGTTCCTGCGGCCGTTCCGCCGCGTGATTCCGCCGATCGCGAACGTCGACCTGTCGCCGCTCGTACTGCTGCTGGTGCTGCAGATCGTGCTGATGGTCGTCAGCAGCCTGCGCGGCAACTTTGCGGCGCTGCTCGTCGGCTGA
- the proC gene encoding pyrroline-5-carboxylate reductase: MTERIKISFLGGGNMATALIGGLAERGFASPDIQAVDLQADSRARLAERFGIRTAQAVDDDVLGCDVVVLAVKPQQMKAAVAPLAGRLTRQVVVSIAAGLRLADVGRWLGGYHRLVRAMPNTPALIGAGVTGLYADPSVDAAGREAAERILGAVGSTVWIADEAQMDAVTAVSGSGPAYVFHFIEALEAAGVSLGFDAATARRLALDTVLGAAKLAAGADEAPAVLRERVTSKGGTTEAALASMASSGVFDAIVRAVHAADVRGRELGEQLGKD, translated from the coding sequence ATGACGGAACGCATCAAGATCAGTTTCCTCGGCGGTGGCAACATGGCGACCGCCCTGATCGGCGGCCTCGCCGAGCGCGGTTTTGCGAGCCCGGACATTCAGGCAGTCGACCTGCAGGCCGACAGCCGCGCGCGACTCGCGGAGCGCTTCGGCATCCGCACCGCCCAAGCCGTCGATGACGACGTGCTCGGGTGCGATGTCGTCGTGCTCGCAGTCAAGCCGCAACAGATGAAAGCCGCCGTCGCGCCGCTCGCCGGGCGACTGACGCGCCAGGTGGTCGTCAGCATCGCCGCCGGCCTGCGGCTCGCCGACGTCGGTCGCTGGCTCGGCGGCTACCATCGCCTGGTGCGCGCGATGCCGAACACGCCGGCGCTGATTGGCGCAGGCGTCACCGGCCTGTACGCCGATCCTTCGGTCGATGCCGCGGGGCGCGAAGCCGCCGAGCGCATTCTCGGCGCGGTCGGCAGCACGGTGTGGATCGCCGACGAAGCGCAGATGGACGCGGTGACGGCGGTCTCCGGCAGCGGGCCCGCCTACGTGTTCCATTTCATCGAAGCGCTCGAAGCGGCCGGCGTCTCGCTCGGCTTCGACGCGGCAACCGCGCGGCGGCTGGCGCTCGACACCGTGCTCGGCGCGGCGAAACTCGCGGCCGGCGCCGACGAGGCGCCCGCGGTGTTGCGCGAGCGCGTGACGTCGAAAGGCGGGACGACCGAAGCCGCGCTCGCGAGCATGGCTTCGTCGGGCGTCTTCGACGCGATCGTGCGCGCGGTACATGCCGCGGACGTGCGCGGCCGCGAACTCGGCGAACAGCTCGGAAAGGATTGA
- a CDS encoding dihydroorotase — MKIRIANGRVIDPANGVDDTRDMYLADGKIVAHGRAPDGFAAERTIDATGLVVAPGLIDLAARLREPGFEYRATLESEMDAAMAGGVTSLAIPPDTDPVLDEPGLVEMLCYRAKKLNRAHVYPVGALTVGLNGERLSEMAELVEAGCVAFGQANVPVVDSAVLLRAMQYAATFGFRVWLQPLAPFLSRGFAHDGEVATRLGLPGIPTAAETIALYAHLQLARATGARLHVTRLSSAEGLALIRQARADGLDVTCDVSVNHLHLSEMDIGYFNSNCHLVPPLRSQRDRDALRQGLADGSIDALCSDHTPVDDNGKLTPFSESEPGATGLELLLPLTLKWAQETGLPLGQALARVTSDAARIIGITKAGHLSAGARADLCLFDPAAHTTVRRDTLRSQGKNTPFLGLELPGRVHYTLVEGQVMHELS, encoded by the coding sequence ATGAAGATTCGCATCGCCAATGGCCGCGTCATCGACCCGGCCAATGGAGTCGACGACACGCGCGACATGTATCTCGCGGACGGCAAGATCGTCGCCCACGGCCGCGCCCCCGACGGGTTCGCCGCGGAACGCACGATCGACGCGACCGGCCTCGTCGTCGCACCCGGCCTGATCGATCTCGCGGCGCGCCTGCGCGAGCCGGGCTTCGAATACCGCGCGACGCTCGAATCCGAAATGGACGCGGCGATGGCGGGCGGCGTCACGAGCCTCGCGATCCCGCCCGACACCGATCCCGTGCTCGACGAACCCGGCCTCGTCGAAATGCTGTGCTACCGGGCGAAGAAGCTCAACCGTGCGCACGTCTATCCGGTCGGCGCACTGACGGTCGGGCTCAACGGCGAGCGCCTGTCGGAGATGGCCGAGCTCGTCGAAGCCGGCTGCGTCGCGTTCGGCCAGGCGAACGTGCCGGTCGTCGATAGCGCAGTGCTGCTGCGGGCGATGCAGTACGCCGCGACTTTCGGCTTCCGCGTGTGGCTGCAGCCGCTCGCGCCTTTCCTGTCGCGCGGTTTCGCGCACGACGGCGAAGTCGCGACCCGCCTCGGCCTGCCGGGCATCCCGACCGCTGCGGAAACGATCGCGCTGTATGCCCACCTCCAGCTCGCCCGCGCGACCGGCGCACGCCTGCACGTGACGCGCTTGTCGAGCGCCGAAGGGCTCGCGCTGATCCGGCAGGCGCGCGCCGACGGGCTCGACGTCACCTGCGACGTGTCGGTCAACCACCTGCACCTGTCCGAGATGGACATCGGCTACTTCAACAGCAACTGCCACCTCGTGCCGCCGCTGCGCAGCCAGCGCGACCGCGACGCGTTGCGGCAGGGGCTCGCCGACGGCAGCATCGACGCGCTGTGCTCCGACCACACGCCGGTCGATGACAACGGCAAGCTCACGCCGTTCAGCGAATCCGAGCCCGGCGCGACCGGCCTCGAACTGCTGCTGCCGCTGACGCTGAAGTGGGCGCAGGAAACGGGGCTGCCGCTGGGTCAGGCGCTCGCTCGCGTCACGTCCGACGCGGCACGCATCATCGGCATCACGAAAGCCGGGCATCTCAGCGCGGGGGCGCGGGCCGACCTGTGCCTGTTCGATCCGGCCGCCCACACGACGGTGCGCCGTGACACGCTGCGCAGCCAGGGCAAGAACACGCCTTTCCTCGGGCTGGAACTGCCGGGACGCGTGCATTACACGCTGGTCGAAGGTCAGGTGATGCACGAGCTGAGCTGA